ATCTTAAAGCACTTTAAAAACCTGGGGTTACACTCAGTGGCTTCTAAACTGCAGTCCCACTTTAAAACTGTACAGGAGGCTGAGCTGAACATTGCCATCACTGGAGAGTCTGGCTCTGGGAAGTCCACCTTTATCAACACTATCAGAGGGCTGAAGCAGAACGATAAAGGTGCTGCAAAGGCAGGTGTTTTTGACTCAACCCAGGTACCCACTGCATACCCCTATCCTAAGCACCCCAATGTAAAACTCTGGGATCTCCCAGGAATTGGAACAAAGAATTATGAAGCACAGGAGTATCTCACACGGCTTGACTTTAAGACATATGatttcttcatcatcatcacgTCTTTGCGCTTCACCACCAATCACACCATGCTGGCCCAGGAGATCCACAAGATGGGGAGAAAGTTTTACTTTGTCCGATCCAAGATTGACCAAGATATACGAAATGAAAGAGAGGATAAGGAGCCATCCAACTTCAATGAAATTGAGTTTCTGAAAAGAATGAGAATTGACTGCGATACTCACTTGAAAGATGTGATGAAGTCATGCAGAGTGTTTCTGATCATGGGGAAGGACATGAGTCTGTACGACTTCCCCAAACTGCTCGACACCTTCAGGGACGATCTTCCAAAGCACAAGAAGCACATTT
The DNA window shown above is from Amia ocellicauda isolate fAmiCal2 unplaced genomic scaffold, fAmiCal2.hap1 HAP1_SCAFFOLD_313, whole genome shotgun sequence and carries:
- the LOC136730404 gene encoding interferon-inducible GTPase 5-like, giving the protein LKHFKNLGLHSVASKLQSHFKTVQEAELNIAITGESGSGKSTFINTIRGLKQNDKGAAKAGVFDSTQVPTAYPYPKHPNVKLWDLPGIGTKNYEAQEYLTRLDFKTYDFFIIITSLRFTTNHTMLAQEIHKMGRKFYFVRSKIDQDIRNEREDKEPSNFNEIEFLKRMRIDCDTHLKDVMKSCRVFLIMGKDMSLYDFPKLLDTFRDDLPKHKKHIFMMALPNISFQMCKKKQKELRKRMWKVSLLSAAVSAVPIPGLTVVCNTASLVSELETYYTTFDLDDESLQRMTDEVGKSVEDLKAVIKSPLKDGINFDAVMELMKKASGKRSINTAIALSVFPIVGSVPAGVISYRAAYCMLMSSLKQLAIDAHNVLLKVFERE